In Pseudomonas sp. LRP2-20, the genomic window TGGCCCAGTAAGCCGGTCTTCTGATGCACAGCAATGGGGCCCTATGTGGCCCCATTTTTGTGCCTGGCAGGAAAGGGTTGTTGGCTTGATTCGCGGGCCAGCCCGCTCCAACAGCGCCAGGTTTTGCAGGGGGCCTGTGGGGGCGGGTTACCCGCGAAGAGGTCAACACAGAAGGATGATTTTGTATACACTTATATAAAACGCACCAAATAATTTCATAAAAACGACATTTCGCCCTATTCCGGTGCGATTGCTTCTTGGTACATTTCAGAAAAAACCAATAAGTCCAATCCTCTTGGTGAGATGTCTACCATGATCGAATCTGTCGACAATTTCCTTGCACGCCTGCAGCAACGCGACCCGGGCCAACCGGAATTCCACCAGGCTGTGGAAGAAGTGCTGCGTACCCTGTGGCCGTTCCTCGAAGCCAACCCTCATTACCTGCAGTCCGGCATCCTCGAGCGCATGGTCGAGCCTGAGCGCGCCGTGCTGTTCCGCGTGTCGTGGGTCGATGACCAGGGCAAGGTTCAGGTCAACCGCGGCTACCGCATCCAGATGAGCAGCGCCATCGGCCCCTACAAGGGCGGCCTGCGCTTCCACCCGTCGGTGAACCTGAGCGTGCTCAAGTTCCTGGCCTTCGAACAGGTATTCAAGAACTCCCTCACCTCGCTGCCCATGGGCGGTGGCAAAGGCGGCTCGGACTTCGACCCGAAAGGCAAGAGCGATGCCGAAGTCATGCGCTTCTGCCAGGCCTTCATGAGCGAGCTGTATCGCCACATCGGTGCTGACTGCGACGTGCCGGCCGGTGACATTGGCGTCGGCGCCCGCGAGATCGGCTTCATGTTCGGCCAGTACAAGCGCCTGGCCAACCAGTTCACCTCGGTGCTCACCGGCAAGGGCATGACCTATGGCGGCAGCTTGATCCGCCCTGAAGCCACCGGCTACGGCTGTGTGTACTTCGCTGAGGAAATGCTCAAGCGCCAGAACCTGCGCATCGATGGCCGCCGGGTGGCGATTTCCGGTTCCGGCAACGTTGCCCAGTACGCTGCGCGCAAGGTCATGGACCTGGGTGGCAAGGTGATTTCGCTGTCCGACTCCGAAGGCACCCTGTACGCCGAAGCCGGCCTGACCGATGCCCAGTGGGACGCGCTGATGGAGCTGAAGAACGTCAAGCGTGGCCGCATCAGCGAGCTGGCTGGCCAGTTCGGCCTGGAATTCCGCAAGGGCCAGACGCCGTGGAGCCTGCCGTGCGACATCGCCCTGCCGTGCGCCACGCAGAACGAGCTGGACATCGAAGACGCCCGCACCCTGCTGCGCAACGGCTGCATCTGCGTGGCCGAAGGCGCCAACATGCCGACTACCCTGGCGGCGGTTGACCTGTTCATCGAGGCCGGCATCCTGTACGCCCCGGGCAAGGCGTCCAACGCCGGTGGCGTGGCCGTGTCGGGCCTGGAGATGTCGCAGAACGCCATGCGCCTGCTGTGGACCGCTGGTGAAGTGGACAGCAAGCTGCACAACATCATGCAGTCGATTCACCATGCCTGCGTGCACTACGGTGAAGAGGCGGATGGCAAGGTCAACTACGTGAAGGGTGCAAACATTGCCGGCTTCGTGAAAGTCGCCGATGCCATGCTGGCGCAAGGCGTAGTCTGATCTGAGGGCCTGGGGCTGCTTTGCAGCCCATCGCCGGCAAGCGCGGCTCCCACAGTGTCATCACAGGGTTCAAGGGCAGCTTTCACAAGCTCGCACAGGGCTCAAGGGCAGCTTTCACAAGCTCGCACAGGGCTCAAGGGCAGCTTTCACAAGCTCACACAAGGGCTCAAGGGCAGCTTTCACAAGCTCACACAGGGCTCAAGGGCAGCTTTCACAAGCTCACACAGGGTTCAAGGGCAGCTTTCACAAGCTCACACAGGGCTCAAGGGCAGTGTGATGCACCTGTGGGAGCCGCGCTTGCCGGCGATGGGCCGCGCAGCGGCCCCTAGGCCCCACTGTCAATCTCGACCACCTCGATCATCTGATCCCCTGCCGGTCGCCGCCACAGCACTTCATCCCCAGGCCCGGCCCCAAGCAAGGCCCGCCCCAGCGGCGAGCCCCAGTTGATCATGCCGCGCCCGGCATCCGCCTCGTCCTCGCCCACCAGCTGCACCACATGCTCCTGGTCCTGCTCATCGACGAACCGTACCCGGCTACCAATCTGCACCTTGCTGCGCGATGTCGCCGCCGGCACCACCTGGGCACTCTGCACCCGCGCGCTGAAATAGCGCAGGTCCCGCTCGGTATCAGCCAGGCGCTGCTTGTCGCCGCGCTCGCCTTGGGCCTGCAACTCGCTGCGCAAGGCATTCAGCTCGCTCACGCGCTGTTGCAGCTGGAGCAGGCCGCTGGCGGTCACGTAATTGGGCTGGTCGCTGACGCGCCGCTCCACCGGCTGATCGGCTTGGGCGGCAGCCTGGTCTTCGTTGACGAATGCTCGGCTCATGGGATGGCCTCCTTGTGCTGGAGACCAGCATGACAGGCCGGTGGTTTCAGTGGATGTCCATTTGCGACGCGGGCACTTGAACAATCAGTTGCGGCGATAGGCACGGGCGGCGCCCTGGTCCTTCTCCTGTTGCCACTCGCGATCACGCTCGTCCCAGAACCGCTCGTGGTACTGGCGCTGCTCCTCACTGTTCTGCATCGCGTGGCACTGGCGGAATCCATCGTCCCAGCCGGTCTCGTACTGGCGATCGTGCAGGTAACGCGGTACGTCCTTGTGGAAGTTGCCCACCATCAGTCCGGCCGCCTGGCGGCCGCTGCTGCAACCATCCTGGTAGCCGTCGGCGTAGGCGGGGGGATAACCGTGGTTGACCATCTGATCGTGGGTGGTTTCGCAACCCGCCAGCAACAACGCAACGCACAAGCCGAACCAGTACCGCGACATGACCACCTGGACCCTTGGGGAGATACCAGAAAGTCTAGGTGGCGATTTGTCGGGGAGCTGTCAAAACAGTGTCAAAGAGTCGGTTGGTTCACAGTGCTGTGGTTGATGCCGACTTGCCCGCGAAAGGCCGCAAAGCGGCCTCAATAGTGATACCACTTCACTTCCAGCATCACTTCGTTCTGCGCCGTCGCCAGGTGGCTGAATTCCCGCGAGGCACTCAACCTCACCCCCAGGTTCTGGCTGATCTCCCACTGCTGGTTCAGGCTCACACTGCGCCGCACCTCGCCATTGGTGAAGTAATCGCCCTTGGCCTCCAGCGTCATGTTGCCCAACCCGTTGCGCCACAGCAGCCCGCCATTGAACCCTGTCGCGGGGGCGATGAACTGGGCGAAGTCGTTGTGGTGCTCGACCCGCACCGTGCCCAGGGCGAAGCCCAGCAAGCCATCGGCCAGTTGCCAGGTGCCACCGGCTCCGCCATTCACATGGCTTACCAGCACCTCGTCGTCATGTTTGCCCGGTACCCGCTCCAGGCCACCTGCCACCTGCCAGGACCACGGCTTGAGCAGCTCGTTGCGCGGTGTCAGCGAGCGGATGGTGGCCAGGTCCAGGCGTTGCACCTGCCAGTCGTTGCCTTCGTACTGGCGTACCTTGAGCTGCAAAATCTCGATCTGCGCCCCCAGCGGGAAGCCATAGGCATTGTCGTTGAGGTCGTGGTAGGCCATGCGCAGGCCGTACTCGGCGTAGGCGCGGTCCTCTCGGGTGCCGACGCCCAGTTGCCAGGTCCGCGAGTCATGGCCGTCCTCGGGCAGGCCGGGGCGTTCGATCTGCAAGGGCGGCGGCGGGTTGCTGTTGATCGCCCGCAACAGCTCGAAGCTGCGCTTGGCCTGCCCAGGGTCGCGCTCCTGGCCATTGGCCCGGTAGCGCTCCAGGCGGTAGGCGGCATCCTGCACCAGCGCCTGGCGCTCGCGGGGCAGGGCCTTGAATTCGGGGCTTTGCAATTGCGCGGTATCGGCACTGACGGCCAGCACCTGGCGCTTCTCGTCATGGTCCAGCGGCTCGGCGCGGGCCAGCAGCTCGCGTTCGCGTGACGGGCGGTAGGTTTCGCTGGCGACCAGGCCCGACTGCTTCACCGCCTTCACCGTGTCGGTGGGAATGGCCGTGAGCGGGAACTGCGAGGTCAGGTCCAGGCTTGGCCGGGCCACCTGCAGCAACTCCAGCAGGCGGTAGGAGCAATTTTCGTCGAAGAAGAAGTAATCGAACTGGATCTGCTTCAGTTCCCAGACGTGCTCGACCATGCGCCCGGTTTCTTCCGGTGTCAGGTCCAGCTGGTACTCCCACAGGTCGCGGTTCTCCAGGCTGCGATATTCGGAGAGCTTTTCCTGGTAGGGCATCAGCGCGAACAGGCCCGGATAGCCGCCCATCAGGCCCTTCCAGGCATACAGGATGCTGTTGTCGCTGCCTTCGATATAGGCGCCGAAGTTGATCGCGTAGCTCAGCAGTGTGGTGTCGTCGCTACGGGTGTTGGACTGGTCGATGCGCAGCAGGGTATGGCCGAACATCGACGATGGGCTGTTCAGGTAGGCTGCCGGGAAGATCAGCGCCGCGCTGTGCGGGTCGATCGACTGGTACCAGGTCTTGAACTCCTGGCAGTCCGGTTGCGGCAGGCCTTGCAGGTCGAGCTGTTCACGCAGCCAGCGGGTGCGCGCGGGGAATACGCACTGGGCGTGCTTGTCACCCAGGCTGGCGGGGGCGTACAGCGCTGCGACCGTGGCCTTGAGCTCCTGGTCAGGGTGGTGTGCGCCGTCCTCGGCGAGGAAGAAGGCGTCATCGTCCACATAGCTGCGCCAGCCGCCGAGCTTGGCGGTTTCATAGTGGCCCAGGGCAATCCAGTAAGGGGTGTTGGCCAGTTGCTGGATACGGCCTTGGTCCAGCACGGGCATGGCATGAGCGGGGGCGCAGGCAAACAGCGCCAGGGCAGCGAAGCGTTTGAGCATATCGGGCAACTACTTCTTGACGATGCCGAAAAAGGCGAAACCCGCCCCGGAGGCCGGGGCGGGAGCAGCTGCACTCAGGCCTCGGTGGCGTATTTGGCCAGGCGTGGGTCGTTCTTCAGAACGGCCAGCGTGTTGCTGTGGACAGTTTCGGCAGTCACGTCGGCGCTGCTGAAGATCTGGTTGAAGTGCTGGTGGGTGACCGAGGCGAAGTAGCCGCGATCTTCCGGTGCGACGCCCAGGACCACGGCATAGGTGGTCAGGGCTTCGCCCTGGCCCATGGCCATGTCTTCGGACAGCTCGTTCATCATGCCATTCATGGCGAACCAGGATTTGCCGCCATAGGTCAGCGAAGCCTTGGTGGAGCAGCCGTTGGTACCGGAGGTCATGCCGAAGGTGGCGTTGCCGGAGGTGCCGTTGGTGGTGGAGGCCAGGAAGTGGGCCGGCGTGCCACGCTGGCCTTCGAACAGCATGTTGCCCCAGCCGCAGTTCGGGCCGCCCGGCGCTTCGGCAAGCGCGTTGAGCGAGACCACGGTGAACAGAGTACCCAGAAGAATCCGTTTCATAGCATTGTTCTCTATTTTGTCTTAACCAAGGGTCAGGGTTGTCTGGCAACGCCGTTGCCAGGTCGGGAAAGCTTTTCACCCACCCGCGCAGCTTGGAGTTTAGGCATGATCTAAAGGTTGCGTTGTTGATTGCGAAAAATTTGCTTGCCCATTACAGCGTCGCAGCTGCGACATAAAGTCCCGTGGAGCCTTGCAAGGCGCGCGCGGGCAGCGCCAGAATGCTGCGTATCTGCCCCGCCGAAGTAAGGAAACCCAATGCCCGATCCTGTCGCTGCGCGCCTGCGTCTCGCGCCTGAAGCCCTGACCCGGCGTTTCTCCCCCGAGCAGTTTGCCTTTACCAATACCGACGATCTGGAGCCGTTTCGCGGAGTCCTGGGCCAGGAGCGTGCTGTCGAGGCCCTGCAGTTCGGCGTGGCCATGCCGCGCCCCGGTTACAACGTGTATGTGATGGGCGAGCCTGGCACCGGCCGCTTCTCGTTCGTCAAGCGCTACCTCAAGGCCGAGGGCAAGCGCCAGCAGACCCCGGCCGACTGGCTCTACGTCAACCATTTCGACGACACCCGTGAGCCACGCGCTCTGGAGCTGCCATCCGGCAGCGCGGCCGAGTTCATCAGCGACATGAGCGGGTTGATCGACAACCTGCTGGCGACCTTCCCTGCGGTGTTCGAGCACCCGTCGTACCAGCAGAAGAAGGGCGCCATCGACCGTGCCTTCAACCAGCGTTATGACCGTGCGCTGGATGTGATCGAGCGCGCCTCGCTGGAAAAGGACGTGGCCTTGTACCGCGATGCCAGCAACGTCGCCTTCACCCCGATGGCCGATGGCAAGGCGCTGGATGAAGCCGAATTCGCCCAGCTGCCCGAAGAGGTCCGCGAGCAGTTCCACGAGGACATCGCCCTGCTCGAGGAGCGCCTCAATGAGGAACTGGCCAGCCTGCCGCAATGGAAGCGCGAATCGAACAACCAGCTGCGCCAGCTCAATGAAGAGACCATCACCCTGGCCCTGCAGCCGTTGCTGGCGCCGCTGTCGGAGAAGTACGCCGAGAACGCGGCCGTTTGTGCCTACCTGCAGTCCGTGCAGCTGAACCTGCTGCGTACCGTGGTCGAGCAATTGGTCGACGACAGCAAGACCGACGCTGCTGCCCGCAAGCTGCTCGAAGAGCAGTACGCGCCGAGCCTGGTGGTCGGCCACCACGCGGACGGTGGCGCGCCGGTGGTGTTCGAGCCGCACCCGACCTACGACAACCTGTTCGGGCGCATTGAATACAGCACCGACCAGGGTGCGCTGTACACTTCTTACCGGCAGTTGCGCCCGGGCGCCTTGCACCGCGCCAACGGCGGCTTCCTGATTCTCGAAGCCGAGAAGATGCTGGGTGAACCGTTCGTCTGGGACGCCCTCAAGCGTGCCCTGCAGTCGCGCAAGCTGAAGATGGAATCGCCACTGGGCGAGCTGGGTCGTGTCGCCACGGTCAGCCTGACGCCGCAGATGATCCCGCTGAACATCAAGCTGGTGATCATCGGTTCGCGCCAGCTGTACTACGCGCTGCAGGACCACGACCCGGACTTCCAGGAGATGTTCCGCGTGCTGGTCGACTTCGACGAAGACATGCCGATGGTCGACGAGAACCTCGAGCAGTTCGCCCAGCTGCTGCGCACCCGCACCAACGAGGAAGGCATGGCCCCGCTGACCAGCGATGCGGTGGCGCGCCTGGCCACCTACAGCGCACGCCTGGCGGAAAACCAGTCGCGCCTGTCGGCACGCATCGGCGACCTGTTCCAGCTGGTCAGCGAGGCGGATTTCATCCGCCAGTTGGCCAATGACGAGATGACCGATGCCGGGCACATCGAACGTGCGCTCAAGGCCAAGGCCACCCGCACCGGGCGGGTCTCGCAGCGGGTGCTCGACGACATGCTCGCCGGCATCATCCTGATCGATACCGAGGGCGCGGCCATCGGCAAGTGCAACGGCCTGACCGTGCTGGAGGTCGGCGACTCGGCATTCGGCATGCCGGCGCGCATTTCCGCCACCGTCTACCCGGGCGGCAGCGGCATTGTCGACATCGAGCGTGAGGTCAACCTCGGCCAGCCGATCCACTCCAAGGGGGTGATGATCCTCACCGGGTACCTGGGCAGCCGCTATGCCCAGGAATTCCCCCTGGCGATTTCGGCGAGCATCGCGCTGGAGCAGTCCTACGGCTATGTCGATGGCGACAGCGCTTCGCTGGGCGAAGCGTGCACGCTGATCTCGGCCTTGTCGCGCACGCCGCTCAAGCAGTGCTTCGCCATCACCGGCTCGATCAACCAGTTCGGTGAAGTGCAGGCGGTGGGTGGGGTCAACGAGAAGATCGAAGGCTTCTTCCGCCTCTGCGAGGCACGTGGCCTGACCGGCGAGCAGGGGGTGATCATCCCGCGCGCCAACGTCGCCACGCTGATGCTCGACGAGCGCGTGCTGCAGGCGGTGGAGAACGGCATGTTCCACGTCTACGCCGTGAGCCAGGCTGACGAGGCGCTGAGCCTGCTGGTGGGCCAGGATGCCGGGGAGCTCAACGACGAAGGCGTGTTTACCGAAGGCAGCGTCAATGCCCGCGTGGTCGAGCGTTTGCGCGAGATTGCCGAGATGATCAGCGAGGAAGAAATCGAGAAAGCGGAAAAGGAACGGGTGGAAGAGGTGATTGCCCAGGCGAAACCGGCCTGAGTCAATAAAACGGCGCTGGCGGCCATGTGCTACCGTTCAGCGCCGGTTTTCCATCTTTCTGTGCTGTTCTTCTATGCTGGAACTTAAGGACGGTATCAGGGTTCAGGATGGAGACAGCCTGGCTTGCAGGCTGAACAGGGCTCATTGGAGGGGGACGCGGCCATGCGCAACCTCAGCCTTACTCGCCAGTGCCTGGGCCTGGTGACTCGCATTGAATGCAGCATCCGTCCACTGGCCGGCGACAATGGTATGTGGACCTTGCTGTTCGCCGCCGGCATGGCCGGTGAACAACCCTCGGCGATCAAGGCCCAGGGGCCGTTCCATGGGCCGATGGTGGCCGAATCCGTGCTCAATGCGATCGTCGACAGCCTGACCTTGCACGGGTATCAGGTAGCCCACGATCCACAGATCTGGTGCCTGCATCTGCAGGCTCAACTGCGACGGATCAACGGCGAACGCTGCCGGAACCTGGGGGATTATCAGTTCCACCCTGAAACCTGAGCACACATACCCAGCGGTGCGGCATCTGGCCGCAGGCTTTTGCTGTCACAGGTGGCTGGCTATACTCGCGGCCGATTTTCCAGTCACCTGACGAGTCCCAACCCCTCATGGAACGTTTTCTCGAAAACGCGATGTATGCCTCGCGCTGGCTGCTCGCTCCCATCTATTTCGGTCTGTCCCTCGGCCTGCTGGCCCTGGCGCTGAAGTTCTTCCAGGAAGTTGTCCACGTCCTGCCCAACGTCTTCGCCCTCAGCGAAGCCGACCTGATCCTGGTCATCCTGTCGCTGATCGACATGTCGCTGGTGGGCGGCCTGCTGGTGATGGTGATGATTTCCGGCTACGAGAACTTCGTGTCGCAACTGGACATCGACGAGAGCAAAGAAAAGCTCAACTGGCTGGGCAAGATGGACTCTTCGTCGCTGAAGATGAAGGTCGCCGCGTCGATCGTGGCGATTTCGTCCATCCACCTGCTGCGGGTGTTCATGGATGCGCAGAACATCTCCACCGACTACCTGATGTGGTACGTGATCATCCACATGACCTTCGTGGTTTCGGCCTTCTGCATGGGCTACCTGGACAAGCTGACCAAGCACTGAGTTATGCCAGGGCCTTTTCGCGGGTAAACCCGCTCCCACAGTTACTGCGCCGGGTCCCAAGCCATGTGCCGTCCCGGTGGGAGCGGGCTTGCCCGCGAAGCGGCAATCACCGGGCAACTGACGAGTGGTGGCAGTAATGCCTTGTGCAATCACTCGATCCGTACAAAAAATGAGCACTCATGCGTGGTTCCCAAAGCGAGGTGCTCTCATGAACCTGCATCAGCTCAACTCCGAGGCCAGGGCCGGCCATGTCGACGAACTGAACCTGATCGCCATCGAAGGCGGCGACTACCTGATCGAGGCCCGGGTCAAAGGCCATCCCCACCCCTTGTCCGATACCCGTGGTGAGCGCTTGCGCGTGCACTCGGTGGAGGAGGCGCGCAAGTTGCTGCATACCATCCCGATGGTGTCGATGAACCTCGTGCACTGGTCGGTGCAGGACGAAATGTGCGGCATGGGCACACACCCGGAAGAAGACCTGAAGGTGCCGATTTCCCAGCGTTCGGCCTGGTAGCTGCTCGCGGCGCCCCAGTGTGCTAGGCTGCTCGCCCTTTTCATCAAGGGCGCGGCTGCACTGCGCCCTGCAGTGGAGCACGACAATGTCCGAACTCAACCTGTCCACCGACGAAACCCGCGTC contains:
- a CDS encoding TIGR00645 family protein codes for the protein MERFLENAMYASRWLLAPIYFGLSLGLLALALKFFQEVVHVLPNVFALSEADLILVILSLIDMSLVGGLLVMVMISGYENFVSQLDIDESKEKLNWLGKMDSSSLKMKVAASIVAISSIHLLRVFMDAQNISTDYLMWYVIIHMTFVVSAFCMGYLDKLTKH
- a CDS encoding DUF3015 domain-containing protein, with translation MKRILLGTLFTVVSLNALAEAPGGPNCGWGNMLFEGQRGTPAHFLASTTNGTSGNATFGMTSGTNGCSTKASLTYGGKSWFAMNGMMNELSEDMAMGQGEALTTYAVVLGVAPEDRGYFASVTHQHFNQIFSSADVTAETVHSNTLAVLKNDPRLAKYATEA
- a CDS encoding Lon protease family protein, which produces MPDPVAARLRLAPEALTRRFSPEQFAFTNTDDLEPFRGVLGQERAVEALQFGVAMPRPGYNVYVMGEPGTGRFSFVKRYLKAEGKRQQTPADWLYVNHFDDTREPRALELPSGSAAEFISDMSGLIDNLLATFPAVFEHPSYQQKKGAIDRAFNQRYDRALDVIERASLEKDVALYRDASNVAFTPMADGKALDEAEFAQLPEEVREQFHEDIALLEERLNEELASLPQWKRESNNQLRQLNEETITLALQPLLAPLSEKYAENAAVCAYLQSVQLNLLRTVVEQLVDDSKTDAAARKLLEEQYAPSLVVGHHADGGAPVVFEPHPTYDNLFGRIEYSTDQGALYTSYRQLRPGALHRANGGFLILEAEKMLGEPFVWDALKRALQSRKLKMESPLGELGRVATVSLTPQMIPLNIKLVIIGSRQLYYALQDHDPDFQEMFRVLVDFDEDMPMVDENLEQFAQLLRTRTNEEGMAPLTSDAVARLATYSARLAENQSRLSARIGDLFQLVSEADFIRQLANDEMTDAGHIERALKAKATRTGRVSQRVLDDMLAGIILIDTEGAAIGKCNGLTVLEVGDSAFGMPARISATVYPGGSGIVDIEREVNLGQPIHSKGVMILTGYLGSRYAQEFPLAISASIALEQSYGYVDGDSASLGEACTLISALSRTPLKQCFAITGSINQFGEVQAVGGVNEKIEGFFRLCEARGLTGEQGVIIPRANVATLMLDERVLQAVENGMFHVYAVSQADEALSLLVGQDAGELNDEGVFTEGSVNARVVERLREIAEMISEEEIEKAEKERVEEVIAQAKPA
- a CDS encoding DUF4105 domain-containing protein, with product MLKRFAALALFACAPAHAMPVLDQGRIQQLANTPYWIALGHYETAKLGGWRSYVDDDAFFLAEDGAHHPDQELKATVAALYAPASLGDKHAQCVFPARTRWLREQLDLQGLPQPDCQEFKTWYQSIDPHSAALIFPAAYLNSPSSMFGHTLLRIDQSNTRSDDTTLLSYAINFGAYIEGSDNSILYAWKGLMGGYPGLFALMPYQEKLSEYRSLENRDLWEYQLDLTPEETGRMVEHVWELKQIQFDYFFFDENCSYRLLELLQVARPSLDLTSQFPLTAIPTDTVKAVKQSGLVASETYRPSRERELLARAEPLDHDEKRQVLAVSADTAQLQSPEFKALPRERQALVQDAAYRLERYRANGQERDPGQAKRSFELLRAINSNPPPPLQIERPGLPEDGHDSRTWQLGVGTREDRAYAEYGLRMAYHDLNDNAYGFPLGAQIEILQLKVRQYEGNDWQVQRLDLATIRSLTPRNELLKPWSWQVAGGLERVPGKHDDEVLVSHVNGGAGGTWQLADGLLGFALGTVRVEHHNDFAQFIAPATGFNGGLLWRNGLGNMTLEAKGDYFTNGEVRRSVSLNQQWEISQNLGVRLSASREFSHLATAQNEVMLEVKWYHY
- a CDS encoding GreA/GreB family elongation factor gives rise to the protein MSRAFVNEDQAAAQADQPVERRVSDQPNYVTASGLLQLQQRVSELNALRSELQAQGERGDKQRLADTERDLRYFSARVQSAQVVPAATSRSKVQIGSRVRFVDEQDQEHVVQLVGEDEADAGRGMINWGSPLGRALLGAGPGDEVLWRRPAGDQMIEVVEIDSGA
- the gdhA gene encoding NADP-specific glutamate dehydrogenase, which translates into the protein MIESVDNFLARLQQRDPGQPEFHQAVEEVLRTLWPFLEANPHYLQSGILERMVEPERAVLFRVSWVDDQGKVQVNRGYRIQMSSAIGPYKGGLRFHPSVNLSVLKFLAFEQVFKNSLTSLPMGGGKGGSDFDPKGKSDAEVMRFCQAFMSELYRHIGADCDVPAGDIGVGAREIGFMFGQYKRLANQFTSVLTGKGMTYGGSLIRPEATGYGCVYFAEEMLKRQNLRIDGRRVAISGSGNVAQYAARKVMDLGGKVISLSDSEGTLYAEAGLTDAQWDALMELKNVKRGRISELAGQFGLEFRKGQTPWSLPCDIALPCATQNELDIEDARTLLRNGCICVAEGANMPTTLAAVDLFIEAGILYAPGKASNAGGVAVSGLEMSQNAMRLLWTAGEVDSKLHNIMQSIHHACVHYGEEADGKVNYVKGANIAGFVKVADAMLAQGVV
- a CDS encoding DUF6482 family protein encodes the protein MNLHQLNSEARAGHVDELNLIAIEGGDYLIEARVKGHPHPLSDTRGERLRVHSVEEARKLLHTIPMVSMNLVHWSVQDEMCGMGTHPEEDLKVPISQRSAW